The following coding sequences lie in one Astatotilapia calliptera unplaced genomic scaffold, fAstCal1.2 U_scaffold_121, whole genome shotgun sequence genomic window:
- the LOC113017433 gene encoding MIF4G domain-containing protein B-like encodes MENSAEDYRIQSFDLDTQRLLKTALKDPSLVNLEKVSNIIVDQSLKDPVFSKEAGRICYTIVQAEAKQSNGNVFRRHLLNRLQQEFKEREEMRARSLQEWVCYVTFICNIFDYLKVNNMPMVALVHPVYDCLMRLAKPDALMNEDEVRKISGESVYQSFAYKCKSPIVVFQPGLTGGVGLFCIVSRYTSCSTGWFLSDYKCI; translated from the exons ATGGAAAACTCTGCTGAAGACTACCGGATCCAGTCATTTGACCTGGACACGCAGAGGTTACTAAAAACAGCCTTGAAAG ATCCATCTCTGGTGAACCTGGAGAAAGTATCCAACATCATTGTGGATCAGTCTTTGAAGGACCCCGTGTTCAGCAAAGAGGCTGGGCGTATTTGCTACACTATAGTGCAG GCTGAAGCCAAGCAGAGCAATGGAAACGTGTTCAGGAGACACTTGTTGAACCGACTCCAGCAGGAGTTCAAAGAACGCGAGGAGATGAGGGCACGCTCTCTGCAGGAGTGGGTGTGCTATGTCACGTTCATCTGCAACATCTTCGACTACCTCAAA GTGAACAACATGCCGATGGTGGCCCTGGTTCATCCTGTGTATGACTGCCTGATGAGGTTGGCCAAACCAGACGCTCTAATGAATGAGGATGAGGTGAGGAAGATATCTGGAGAAAGTGTTTATCAGTCATTTGCATATAAGTGTAAAAGTCCTATAGTGGTTTTCCAGCCAGGACTGACTGGGGGAGTGGGGTTGTTTTGTATAGTCAGTCGATATACCTCCTGTTCCACTGGGTGGTTTTTGTCTGACTACAAATGCATATAA
- the LOC113017432 gene encoding mitochondrial thiamine pyrophosphate carrier-like: MVGYDPGVQGAPLSPKEAAFAGSAAGMVTRALISPFDVIKIRFQLQIERVSSKTPQGKYYGIFQATRCIHLEEGLSAFWKGHIPAQLLSICYGAVQFASFEFLTELVHQKMLYDSQTAGVHFVCGGLAACSATVVCQPLDTLRTRFAAQGEPKVYRNLRHAVSTMWRSEGTLTFYRGLSPTLMAVFPYAGLQFFFYNIFKKLLAPQPEAGNSGGNLKSLVCGSGAGMISKTITYPFDLFKKRLQVGGFEAARAHFGQVRSYRGLLDCMVQIAKEEGFRGFFKGLSPSLVKAALSTGFTFFWYEFFVNAMHNFKEKRGTNVIAKDFNRR; encoded by the exons ATGGTGGGCTATGACCCTGGTGTCCAGGGTGCACCTCTGTCCCCAAAGGAGGCGGCCTTCGCTGGTTCAGCTGCTGGGATGGTCACCAGAGCCCTCATCAGTCCTTTTGATGTCATTAAAATCAGATTTCAG CTGCAGATAGAGCGTGTGTCTTCAAAAACACCACAGGGGAAGTACTATGGGATATTTCAGGCAACACGCTGCATTCATTTAGAGGAGGGACTGTCTGCTTTCTGGAAGGGCCACATCCCAGCACAGCTCCTCTCTATCTGCTACGGAGCTGTCCAG TTTGCGAGTTTTGAGTTTCTGACAGAGTTGGTCCATCAGAAAATGCTGTATGACAGCCAGACAGCAGGCGTTCATTTCGTCTGTGGCGGCTTGGCAGCCTGCTCTGCCACAGTGGTTTGCCAGCCTCTGGACACACTGCGGACACGCTTTGCAGCTCAGGGAGAACCCAAG GTGTACAGGAACCTGCGACATGCTGTGTCTACAATGTGGCGATCAGAAGGAACTCTAACATTTTACCGCGGCCTGTCACCAACACTCATGGCTGTGTTTCCTTACGCTGGCCTGCAGTTCTTCTTCTACAATATCTTTAAAAAGTTGTTGGCTCCACAACCCGAAGCTGGGAACTCAGGAG gaaacttaaaaagCCTGGTCTGTGGGAGTGGAGCTGGAATGATCAGCAAAACAATCACGTACCCATTCGATCTGTTCAAGAAGAGACTGCAGGTGGGGGGCTTTGAAGCAGCCAGAGCTCACTTTGGACAG GTGCGGAGCTACAGAGGTCTGCTCGACTGCATGGTTCAAATAGCCAAAGAGGAGGGCTTCCGAGGATTCTTCAAAGGCCTGTCCCCCAGTCTCGTAAAAGCTGCGCTGTCAACAGGCTTCACCTTTTTTTGGTATGAATTTTTTGTCAACGCCATGCATAACTTCAAGGAGAAACGGGGAACAAATGTCATCGCCAAAGACTTTAACAGAAGATGA